The following nucleotide sequence is from Microbacterium arborescens.
CGGCTCGCTCCTGCCCCGCGAGCTGAGCGTCGGCGCGGTGCAGTACAACGCCGCCTTCGCCCAGGTCGTCGGCGGTCAGGACCTCGTGGTCGTCGCCCGGTTCTCGATGCGCCTGGCCGACCGCACCGAGACCGCGACGATCGCCCTCCCCGCCGCGACGTTGCTCGAACGCCTGTCCGACAGCGCTTCGGCGCCGCGTGCGACGAACGACCCCGGCCTCGTCCGCCGGCACATCGAGCAGACCCCCGTCGAGGTGACGCTGCGGCTCGCGCCGCGCGCCGTGCGGCCCGCCGAGGTCCTCGACCTCGCGGTCGGCGACGTCATCTCGCTCGCACACGCGGCCGAGCGTCCCCTCGATCTCGCCGTCGACGAACACGTCGTCGCATCCGCTGCCATCGGGTCGCACGGCGCGCGCCTCGCGTGCGTCGTGACGGCATCCGATCTCTCCCCCGCGCTGTCCGAGGAGTCGTCATGACCAGCACCACCACCCACGAGGCCGCGGCCGCGGCCGCATTCGCCGACCGGCTGCCCACGGCGTCGCGCATCACGGCCCGACCCGGCACGAACGCGGGCGAGACCGGCGATGCGGTCATCGTCTCGTCGGTCGGCGACACGAGCGCGGCGCTCGCGGTCGTCGTGTTCGACGAGTCTGCCCTCGTCGGCGCCGACGCCGGACTGCCGTTGCACGAGCGGCTGCGCGACGCCCTCGACGCCGCCGCGACGGCGTTCGGGCCGAGCGTGCTCGGCGAGGCCACCATCGGCGACGCCTCGTCGCTCTTCGCGCACCCGGCCGCGCAGGTGTTCGACCTCGTCGACGAGGATGCCCGCGTGATCGGGCGCCTCGCGGTTCGCGTATCGCACCCCGCCGCGGCCTCGCCTCGTCGCCTGCAGCGCATCGCAGGCGTGGAGATGGAGCTGACGGTCGAGGTCGGC
It contains:
- a CDS encoding flagellar motor switch protein FliM; translation: MQTVPIAPSARTEDAATAAPERYDFGRPAALSREHTRALAGAFDAFARQWAMLLAAKARVRAHIALERVSLETYDEYVATVPPTTTLVLCSDAASDDRAVIEFPLPSALSWIVKMLGGDGSQRPEARALTAIEQALIRSLMDETLGHLRTALGSLLPRELSVGAVQYNAAFAQVVGGQDLVVVARFSMRLADRTETATIALPAATLLERLSDSASAPRATNDPGLVRRHIEQTPVEVTLRLAPRAVRPAEVLDLAVGDVISLAHAAERPLDLAVDEHVVASAAIGSHGARLACVVTASDLSPALSEESS
- the fliN gene encoding flagellar motor switch protein FliN → MTSTTTHEAAAAAAFADRLPTASRITARPGTNAGETGDAVIVSSVGDTSAALAVVVFDESALVGADAGLPLHERLRDALDAAATAFGPSVLGEATIGDASSLFAHPAAQVFDLVDEDARVIGRLAVRVSHPAAASPRRLQRIAGVEMELTVEVGRTRMTVRDVLDLEPGRIIELDRSAGAPADVKLNGRLIAHGEIVVVDQDYAVRITRIIENAEA